A single window of Caldilineales bacterium DNA harbors:
- a CDS encoding flippase-like domain-containing protein codes for MRRLLTWAGLVISALLLWYALRLLHLAEVWSYLRTARYGWILPGIAVYFVGVWARTWRWHYMLRPFKTVPLRRLFPVVCIGYAGNNIYPARAGEVIRSYVLRRSEGITMSGSLATVLIERMFDGLVMLMFVFVALPFAGGIPAVYRRWVIVFSLLFGVALIVFIAVAARPQTAKRPFDWLVNRLAPPHWRPKFSAFYDRFLLGLSSLTNASDVLMIFVTSIVIWLMETLKYWFVMHAFPFEVSFLVLMLMNGIVNLFTTLPAAPGYLGTFDAPGIKILEIVGRVPGEIAAAYTLILHAALWIPITLLGIYYFYRQRLHWADFERASQAALSES; via the coding sequence ATGCGACGATTACTCACCTGGGCCGGGCTGGTCATCAGCGCCCTCTTGTTGTGGTATGCACTTCGGCTATTGCACCTGGCCGAAGTCTGGTCTTATTTGCGTACGGCCAGGTATGGATGGATCCTGCCGGGCATTGCCGTCTATTTCGTGGGCGTGTGGGCGCGCACCTGGCGCTGGCACTACATGCTGCGACCGTTCAAAACGGTGCCGTTGCGGCGTCTGTTCCCGGTGGTGTGCATCGGCTACGCCGGCAACAACATCTACCCGGCGCGGGCGGGCGAGGTGATCCGCTCGTATGTGCTCCGCCGGAGCGAGGGGATCACGATGAGCGGCAGCCTGGCCACGGTGCTGATCGAACGCATGTTCGACGGTCTGGTGATGCTGATGTTCGTCTTCGTCGCCCTGCCCTTTGCCGGCGGCATCCCGGCCGTCTATCGGCGCTGGGTGATTGTCTTCAGCCTGCTGTTTGGGGTGGCATTGATCGTCTTCATCGCCGTGGCCGCCCGGCCGCAGACTGCCAAACGCCCGTTCGATTGGCTCGTCAACCGGCTGGCCCCGCCGCACTGGCGTCCCAAATTCAGCGCCTTCTACGATCGCTTTCTGCTGGGGCTTTCGTCCTTGACCAATGCCAGCGATGTGCTGATGATCTTCGTCACCTCGATCGTCATCTGGCTGATGGAAACCCTGAAATACTGGTTTGTCATGCATGCCTTCCCCTTCGAGGTGTCGTTCCTCGTCCTGATGCTGATGAATGGCATCGTCAACCTCTTCACCACCCTGCCGGCCGCGCCCGGCTATTTGGGCACCTTCGATGCCCCCGGCATCAAAATCCTGGAGATCGTGGGCCGCGTCCCCGGCGAAATCGCCGCCGCCTACACCCTCATCCTCCATGCCGCTTTGTGGATTCCCATCACTCTCCTGGGCATCTACTACTTCTATCGGCAGCGACTGCACTGGGCCGATTTCGAGCGGGCCAGCCAGGCGGCGTTGTCAGAATCCTGA
- a CDS encoding peptidylprolyl isomerase, with amino-acid sequence MTSTPLTVDDGMVVRLRYEMRLEDGEALSDDGPETVTYLHGEGELLPGLEEALYGLHVGDEAEIILGPEQAYGEYDDDAFETVARDEFPDDVELEVGMTLELHDEEEDEVYEATIVEINEEGVLLDFNHPLAGETLRFEVKVLDIRPATAEEREHGHVHGNGHVH; translated from the coding sequence ATGACTTCCACCCCCCTGACCGTCGACGATGGCATGGTCGTTCGCTTGCGTTATGAGATGCGCCTGGAAGATGGCGAGGCGCTGAGCGACGACGGCCCCGAGACGGTCACCTATCTGCACGGCGAGGGCGAGCTTCTGCCCGGCCTCGAAGAGGCGTTGTACGGCCTGCACGTCGGCGACGAAGCCGAGATCATCCTCGGCCCCGAACAGGCGTATGGCGAGTATGATGACGACGCCTTCGAGACGGTAGCGCGGGACGAATTCCCGGACGATGTCGAGCTTGAAGTCGGCATGACGCTGGAACTACACGACGAAGAGGAAGACGAGGTCTACGAAGCCACTATCGTTGAAATCAACGAGGAAGGCGTTCTGCTCGACTTCAATCACCCGTTGGCCGGCGAAACGCTTCGCTTCGAGGTCAAAGTCCTCGATATCCGCCCCGCCACTGCCGAGGAGAGAGAGCACGGGCATGTCCACGGTAACGGGCATGTTCACTGA
- a CDS encoding cold-shock protein — protein sequence MTTPNNRERGVVKWFNDAKGYGFIARDNGEDVFVHFSSIDGNGFKSLKEGQQVEFTVEQGRKGLAAVSVIKI from the coding sequence ATGACCACCCCAAACAATCGCGAACGCGGAGTCGTGAAATGGTTCAATGATGCCAAAGGCTATGGCTTCATTGCCCGAGACAATGGCGAGGACGTTTTCGTTCATTTCTCATCGATCGACGGCAACGGCTTCAAGAGCCTGAAGGAAGGCCAGCAGGTCGAATTCACGGTCGAGCAAGGTCGCAAGGGCCTGGCCGCAGTCAGCGTTATCAAGATCTAA